In the genome of Spirochaetia bacterium, one region contains:
- a CDS encoding ATP-binding protein, which produces MIEREEYLQDLISFKDKKLIKVVTGIRRCGKSTMLELYQAYLKTIGIADEQILAVNLEDGDYRDIRTAETLYRYVEVRLQKERMNYVFLDEVQQVKDFQEAVDWLYVKKNVDLYITGSNAFLLSGELATLLSGRYVEIKMLPLSLKEYVSAFTDTNTGMLYMNYLQNSSFPGTLELIRKQDIRTYLEGVYNTILIKDVITRKNISNSSMLQNIVEFMFDSIGNLCSSSKIANAMASKGRKISVPTVESYLSALCDSFILYKVGRYDVKGKQYLATGAKYYVVDIGLRYFILGQKQVDMGHILENIVYLELLRRGYEIHIGKVGNAEVDFIAIGSEGTSYYQVAQTVMAESTLKRELAPLDAIRDHNPKYLLTMDYTPMMSYNGIKQLNVLEWLLKG; this is translated from the coding sequence ATGATAGAAAGGGAAGAATATCTTCAGGATTTGATAAGCTTCAAGGATAAGAAATTGATAAAAGTCGTGACAGGAATCCGTCGTTGTGGTAAATCAACCATGCTTGAACTGTACCAAGCTTATCTGAAAACCATCGGTATAGCGGATGAACAGATTTTGGCAGTCAATCTGGAAGATGGTGACTATCGTGACATCCGTACGGCAGAAACTCTGTATCGTTATGTAGAAGTCAGGCTGCAGAAGGAGAGAATGAACTATGTATTTCTAGATGAAGTACAGCAAGTGAAAGACTTTCAGGAAGCAGTAGACTGGCTTTATGTAAAGAAAAACGTAGACTTATATATCACAGGATCCAATGCTTTTCTGTTGTCTGGGGAACTTGCAACCTTACTTTCCGGAAGGTATGTAGAAATCAAGATGCTTCCGCTTTCCCTCAAAGAATATGTTTCGGCGTTTACTGATACCAATACAGGGATGTTGTATATGAACTACTTACAGAACAGTTCTTTTCCTGGAACTCTTGAACTTATAAGAAAGCAAGATATAAGGACCTATCTGGAAGGAGTTTACAATACGATTTTGATCAAGGATGTCATTACTAGAAAAAATATATCCAATTCGTCCATGTTACAGAATATAGTGGAATTTATGTTCGACAGCATCGGTAACCTCTGTTCTTCCTCTAAGATTGCCAATGCAATGGCATCGAAGGGGAGAAAGATTAGCGTACCAACTGTCGAGAGCTACCTTTCCGCTCTGTGTGACAGTTTCATTCTCTATAAAGTGGGACGCTATGATGTAAAAGGAAAGCAGTACCTTGCGACAGGAGCCAAATACTATGTGGTAGACATTGGACTTCGCTATTTCATACTAGGACAAAAACAGGTGGATATGGGACATATATTGGAGAATATTGTTTACCTTGAACTTTTACGACGTGGTTATGAAATTCATATAGGAAAAGTTGGAAATGCTGAAGTGGATTTCATTGCTATTGGTTCAGAGGGAACCTCATACTATCAAGTTGCACAGACGGTAATGGCTGAGTCGACTTTGAAGCGGGAACTTGCTCCGCTTGATGCAATAAGGGACCATAATCCCAAATATCTTCTCACCATGGACTATACGCCGATGATGTCATATAACGGCATAAAACAGCTCAATGTCTTGGAATGGTTGCTGAAAGGGTAG